TCAGGACTTCACCAGGATCACCACCGGACCCATCGTCAACGACGACCGCTATTCCGAGGGGTCCTCCTGGGGGGACATCAACAACGACACATACCTGGATCTCTTCATTCCCCATGCTTTCGACGACCGATCCAATCTGCTTTTCATCAATAACGGTGACGGGACCTTCGATCAGGTTACGGGGGGACCGGTTATCACCGACATCAGCACCTCCTCCGGGTGCAGCTTCGGCGACTTCGACAACGACGGCCATCTTGATCTCTTCGTCCCGAACTGGAATGGAATCAGCAGTCATCTGTACATGAATCAGGGAGGTGGCGATTTCATCAAGATTACCTCAGGGCATATAGTCAATGACGGCGGCTGGTCATTCAATTCTAGCATAGTCGACTACGATAACGACGGCAATCTGGATATCTATGTCGATAACGGCGCCTTCACTACCTTCGTTGAAGACAATTTTCTATACCGGGGTAATGGCGACGGCACGTTCACGAAGATAACCGAAGGAGACATAGTCAACGATAATGAGCACTGCCTGAGTTCCAGCTGGTGCGACTATGACAACGATGGCGATCAGGATTTATTCACTGCCAACAGCGATCCCTTCAACGGAATTCCGATCGATAATTTCCTGTACCGGAACAATGGCGATGGAACCTTTACCAGGCTCACCGAGGGAGTGATCGTGAACGACAACCGCATCTCCATCGGAGGAAGCTGGGGAGACTACGACAATGACGGGGACTTCGACCTCTTCGTCGCCAACTGGTACGGAGAAGACAATCACCTCTACCAGAACCTCGGTGATGGCACTTTCGCTCTTATAACGAACGGAGAAATCGTCAACGACGGAGGGAGTTCAGTCAGCGGAGCCTGGGGCGATTATGACAACGACGGAGACCTTGACCTGTACGTCACCAATGACTGGAATGAGAACAACTTCCTCTACCGAAACGACGGCAGCGGTACATTCACACGGATTCTGGAGGGTGACATCGTAAATGACGGAGGCCGGTCGAACGGGGCTACCTGGATTGATTATGACAACGATGGCTGGATCGACATGTTTGTTCCTAACGGCCAGAACCCCGATCAGAGCAATTTCCTCTACCGAAACAACGGTATATCTGAAAACCACTGGATAAATATCCGCTGTGTCGGGAGCCCCTCCAACACTTCTGCAATCGGCGCCAGGGTGATAGCCCGAGCGGTTCTTGGAACACAGGTTGTGTGGCAGGTACGTGAGGTCAGTGGTCATCAGGGATTCAATGCGCAGGAGAGCTTTAATGTTGAGTTCGGCCTCGGGGATGCGACTGTGATCGATTCACTGGTATTCCAGTGGCCTTCAGGGGCTGTTGAAGCCTATACCGATGTTGACGCGGACCTGTTTTATACAGCAAGCGAAGGCATAGGGCTCAGCATCGTCCAGTTCTCCATCGAAGAGGAGCCGGGCACTCAACAGTCGCTTGAGCTTTGCTTGGTACAGAATCA
This genomic stretch from Candidatus Aegiribacteria sp. harbors:
- a CDS encoding FG-GAP-like repeat-containing protein; this translates as MTMLNQSMGIALPGWSMPVLLSLSLASTELAAQDFTRITTGPIVNDDRYSEGSSWGDINNDTYLDLFIPHAFDDRSNLLFINNGDGTFDQVTGGPVITDISTSSGCSFGDFDNDGHLDLFVPNWNGISSHLYMNQGGGDFIKITSGHIVNDGGWSFNSSIVDYDNDGNLDIYVDNGAFTTFVEDNFLYRGNGDGTFTKITEGDIVNDNEHCLSSSWCDYDNDGDQDLFTANSDPFNGIPIDNFLYRNNGDGTFTRLTEGVIVNDNRISIGGSWGDYDNDGDFDLFVANWYGEDNHLYQNLGDGTFALITNGEIVNDGGSSVSGAWGDYDNDGDLDLYVTNDWNENNFLYRNDGSGTFTRILEGDIVNDGGRSNGATWIDYDNDGWIDMFVPNGQNPDQSNFLYRNNGISENHWINIRCVGSPSNTSAIGARVIARAVLGTQVVWQVREVSGHQGFNAQESFNVEFGLGDATVIDSLVFQWPSGAVEAYTDVDADLFYTASEGIGLSIVQFSIEEEPGTQQSLELCLVQNHPNPFGPSTTIPFSIPGETGSRDNVRLTIHDISGRRVRLLVDEALESGSHRAVWDGKNDRGRQVPSGVYIYSLMSRDQVSCGRMILL